A region of the Lentimicrobium sp. L6 genome:
AAATTGTAAAAAGTGGTAAAGAGTTGTAAGGGATAGTCTTTACTATTCTTTACGCGCAAAGTGCATCTTACCATCTTTTACGCCCGAAGGGCACCTTACCATTCCTTCCGCCCGAAGGGCACTTTACCATCTTTTACTACCTTTATTATCTTTTCACAATAAAATAAGGATTCAGCAAATCCTCCTTATTATAATGCAATTCCAGTCCCTCTGGGGTTTTAACTGTTCCTCCGGCGGCAGAGACTATGGCATGTGCTGCTGCGGTATCCCATTCCATGGTTGGGCCAAATCGAGGATAGAGGTGTGCGCTGCCTTCTGCTACCATGCATAGCTTTAGGCTACTTCCTTTGCTGATAAATTGCACCTTTTTACCTGTTGCCTTTAAAGCTTCAATATAGTCTTCTGTTTCTTTGTTGAAGTGAGAACGACTTCCTACCAATATCATATTTTGTTCTTCAGGCTTTACCTTTAACACTTTGGCAGTGGCTGGCAGTTCTTTGAAGTTTTCGCCTGGTTTAAGCTTGAATTTAAAAGCCATTTGCTCGTTGATGCCGAGGTAGAAATCCTCTAGCACTGGAGCAAATACAAAGCCTGTTCGGGCTCTTCCTCTTTCTATATAGGCTACATTAATGGTAAATTCTCCATTCTTTTTGATGAATTCCTTGGTGCCATCTAATGGATCTACCAACCAGAATGCTTTCCAATCTTTTCTTTTAGAATAAGGAATGCTACTTCCTTCTTCACTTAGGACAGGTTCTTCTGTTTTACTTAATACTTCCATGATGATATCATGTGCTGCCTTATCGGCTAGAGTTAGAGGAGAATGATCTGATTTCATCTCTACTCCGAAGTCACCACTCTCGTAGATGTCTAGTATGGCTTTTCCTGCTTTAGAAATAGCGTTGATGACTTGATGCTGTATTTTTGCTGTTATCATTTTATTTGTGGGTTATTTGTTGTTTCTGGGTGCTGGGTGCATAGCGCAGGAAAACATTTCCGCGCTAGTTGGATTCCGTTCTTATTGTAGGAGTTTGCTTCGTTGCTTCGCGCCTCGCAATGACTTTCTTCGGAGAGAGATTCTGCCCAGGTATTTTTAATTGAAACAAGGTCATTGCGAGCGTAGTGAAGCAATCCCCCTTCAATCTACTCGAGTATTCCAATTACTTTTAGTTCTGCCTTCCCCAATCCTACGAGGGCAATGTATGATGTGCTAGAGTCCTCGGAGGATTTGCTTTCACCAGCTCTCCCACTCGCCTATTCGCCAGCTCATTTTGAAAACCTAATCTTTCAAATCTACTCAACCTTAAACATTGAACCCATGACGCTACGGTCAGGGTAAACTTTGAACCTTGAACCTTGAACCCGTGACGCTGCGGTCAGGGTTAAAACGATAATTTTCGCAGATTAAACGAATTTTCGCGAATTATTTATTGAAGAATCGCCAGCTCTCCACTCGGTTTGAAAACCTAATCTTTCTAATCTACTCTACATGGAACCCATGACGCTGCGGTCAGGGTAAACTTTGAACCTCTTAAACTTTAGGGTCGGGGCAAAACTGCTGAATAACCAAGGACGCTATCCCTTTCAGGGCTATCATCCTTTAACTTGACCTCTTCCATCTCTCAATCCTACGAGGGCCATGTATAATGTACTAAAGCCCTCGGAGGACTTGCCTTCGCTTGCTCGTCAGTTCGTAATAAAAACTACTCAAAAAGAACCTTCTCAAGTTGAAGGTAGCTCAAGATTTCTTCTACAGTAAAATCTTCCTTTGCTTCTATGATAAGGTTTGGATTTGTTGGGGTTTGATAATCTCTATCAATGCCGGGCATATATTTTACTTCGCCATCTTCTGCTTGCTGATAGATTCCGTATTTATCGTTTTTCTTACAGAAGTCTAAGTCGGCTTTCATGTAGATTAAGTGGAAGTTATTAGACTCTGAATCAGACTTTGTATTAATAATCTCAGCTACTTGCTTTCTCACTTCTTGGTCTGGAGAAATGAAAGAACAGATGGTGATGATACCTTGTTCGTTGAGCATACGGCACATATGTGCTACTCTTCGGAGGTGTTCGGCACTATCGGCCGGACTGAAATCCAGCTCTCTTGACAGCCCACTTCTTACGGATTTACCATCGAAGAGAACTACGGTTTTTCCTTGGGCGAATAATTCTTTTTCTAGTGAGTAAGCTAATTGATTCTTTCCAGAGCCATGCAATCCGGTGAACCAGATCGTAGCTCCTTTTTGACCATATCTCTTTTCTCTTTCTAGCTTATTAATTAGGCTTCCCGATTTTACAATGTGTTCTTTCTCTTGATCGGTGATTCTACTGGGGAGTCTGTCGGAGCTTACCTTGTCGATGATCATCCCAACAGCCACTGTATTATGAGAAACAGGATCGATGAGGATGAAGGAGCCTGTCTGACGGTTCTTTTGATAAGGATCGAATAATAAAGGTTTGGTTGTGGTCATCACTACTCTTCCTATCTCATTGAGCTCAAAGCGATCGATTTCACTTCTCTCTAAGGTATTCACATCCACTTTATAACGAATCTGATCGATACGAGCTTTGGTGGCATGGGTATTATGTTTGATATAGAATTGAGTATAGGGGTCCATAGGTTTCTCGTCCATCCATACCAGCATAGTCTCAAAATGTCTTTCTACTTTGGGCTGATTATGCGGGTAAACCACCATTTCTCCTCTGGAGATATCAATCTCATCCTCCAAGGTAAAAGAAGCTGATTGAGGAGGGAAGGCTTGTTGCACAGGTCCATCGGAAGTTAGAATGCTTTGCACTTTCGATTTCTTTCCGGAAGGTAGCGCCATCACTTCTTGTCCGACTTTTAAAACGCCAGAAGCTACTTTTCCTGCAAACCCTCTATAATCTAAGGTAGGTCGAATGACATATTGAACAGGGAAACGCAAGTCTTCGAAGTTTCTATCGCTGGCTACATGCACACCTTCTAAATGTTCTAAGAGGCTTTTACCATGATACCAAGGGGTACGCTCAGATAAATCCACCACATTATCGCCCTTTAGAGCAGATACTGGGATAAAGGTAATATCTGGTATATCAAGAGTAGTAGTGAAGTCTTTATATTCTTGACAGATTTCGTTGAAGCGCTCCTCAGAGAAATCAACCAAGTCCATTTTATTAACACATAAAACCACATGTTTGATTCCCAATAAGGAAGCCAAGAAAGTATGGCGTTTGGTTTGGGTGATGACCCCTTTACGGGCATCGGCAAGGAGGATGGCCAGATTGGCGGTAGAGCCTCCGGTGATCATATTACGTGTATATTGCTCGTGACCAGGAGTATCGGCAATGATAAACTTTCGTTTGCTGGTAGAGAAATAGCGGTAGGCTACATCAATGGTGATGCCTTGTTCGCGTTCCGCTTTTAGTCCGTCGAGTAGGAGAGCATAATCGATTTCTTCTCCAGCATGGCCTTCTCTTTTGCTATCGCGCTCCAGCGCTGCTAATTGATCTTCGTATAATTTCTTACTGTCGAATAATAAACGGCCGATGAGTGTTGATTTTCCATCATCCACAGAACCTGCTGTTAATAGTCTTAGTAAGTCTTTCTTTTGATCCTGATCTAGGAATTCTTTTATGTTTAGTTTTTCTGTTGCCATTGTTGCTGTATTGGAACACGGATAACACTGATTTTATTGATAATCACAGATTAGTTATTCGTGTAAATATCCACGAAT
Encoded here:
- the cysQ gene encoding 3'(2'),5'-bisphosphate nucleotidase CysQ, producing MITAKIQHQVINAISKAGKAILDIYESGDFGVEMKSDHSPLTLADKAAHDIIMEVLSKTEEPVLSEEGSSIPYSKRKDWKAFWLVDPLDGTKEFIKKNGEFTINVAYIERGRARTGFVFAPVLEDFYLGINEQMAFKFKLKPGENFKELPATAKVLKVKPEEQNMILVGSRSHFNKETEDYIEALKATGKKVQFISKGSSLKLCMVAEGSAHLYPRFGPTMEWDTAAAHAIVSAAGGTVKTPEGLELHYNKEDLLNPYFIVKR
- the cysN gene encoding sulfate adenylyltransferase subunit CysN, which encodes MATEKLNIKEFLDQDQKKDLLRLLTAGSVDDGKSTLIGRLLFDSKKLYEDQLAALERDSKREGHAGEEIDYALLLDGLKAEREQGITIDVAYRYFSTSKRKFIIADTPGHEQYTRNMITGGSTANLAILLADARKGVITQTKRHTFLASLLGIKHVVLCVNKMDLVDFSEERFNEICQEYKDFTTTLDIPDITFIPVSALKGDNVVDLSERTPWYHGKSLLEHLEGVHVASDRNFEDLRFPVQYVIRPTLDYRGFAGKVASGVLKVGQEVMALPSGKKSKVQSILTSDGPVQQAFPPQSASFTLEDEIDISRGEMVVYPHNQPKVERHFETMLVWMDEKPMDPYTQFYIKHNTHATKARIDQIRYKVDVNTLERSEIDRFELNEIGRVVMTTTKPLLFDPYQKNRQTGSFILIDPVSHNTVAVGMIIDKVSSDRLPSRITDQEKEHIVKSGSLINKLEREKRYGQKGATIWFTGLHGSGKNQLAYSLEKELFAQGKTVVLFDGKSVRSGLSRELDFSPADSAEHLRRVAHMCRMLNEQGIITICSFISPDQEVRKQVAEIINTKSDSESNNFHLIYMKADLDFCKKNDKYGIYQQAEDGEVKYMPGIDRDYQTPTNPNLIIEAKEDFTVEEILSYLQLEKVLFE